A portion of the Parambassis ranga chromosome 22, fParRan2.1, whole genome shotgun sequence genome contains these proteins:
- the LOC114427014 gene encoding uncharacterized protein LOC114427014 isoform X2: protein MTSAPQLPAEVWQQVFSFLPWTDKLSMRGTCSHFRNLLDKSHPLWRGFCVSLQRFPRYDRAFWRSLAQRHVAAVLLRSGKRKDLKQVGAWLPGLTALRLDDWSEGGVDELKVFHRLQRLTVTSCSTPLRNLDFLLPLSQLTRLSLCNVQLTCAASGLLAALSQLTRLTSLLLHHDGSLRVPKLSAVLAPLTELKQLSWTMVTYRALSEDFFGPAPYTGGATLPLSDLQLLNYDAAVTQEVLQPLSRLRSLSVFHLYSVPGPTCHLQTWLTSLPLLCSLSVHGGHPLAAYVDFLPSSLLSLTLCVDIQPEDLLVVSVRAPHLEHLHLEPWGPSSCLIRLLPQLFPHLRTLRIRHHHVSDDDFLQLQQLQHLQTLEVLDSYHRPNPSDPSWVIYEPSPHLQQLIHDLQRQTNHGVQVITSSQRDPLSCHCV from the exons ATGACGTCAGCGCCGCAGCTTCCGGCCGAAGTGTGGCAGCAGGTGTTCAGCTTCCTGCCCTGGACTGACAAACTGAGCATGCGCGGCACTTGCTCGCACTTTAGAAACCTGCTGGATAAGTCCCACCCCCTGTGGCGCGGCTTCTGCGTGTCGCTCCAGCGCTTCCCGCGCTATGACCGCGCGTTCTGGCGCAGCCTGGCCCAGAGGCACGTGGCTGCCGTGCTGCTGCGCTCAGGTAAGAGGAAAGACCTGAAGCAGGTGGGCGCCTGGCTCCCCGGGCTCACCGCACTGCGGCTGGACGACTGGTCGGAAGGGGGCGTGGATGAGCTGAAAGTGTTCCACCGGCTGCAGCGTCTAACCGTCACTTCCTGCTCCACGCCACTGAGGAACTTGGACTTCCTGCTTCCTTTGAGTCAGCTGACCCGCCTCAGCCTCTGTAATGTGCAGCTCACCTGTGCTGCCTCTGGCCTGCTGGCTGCCCTCAGTCAGCTGACCCGTCTgacctccctgctgctgcatcaCGATGGCAGCTTGAGAGTTCCCAAGCTAAGCGCCGTCCTCGCCCCCCTGACAGAACTCAAACAGCTGTCCTGGACCATGGTCACCTACAGAGCTCTGTCCGAGGACTTCTTTGGCCCCGCCCCCtacacag ggggcgccacgctGCCCCTGTCCGACCTGCAGCTGCTAAATTATGATGCCGCTGTAACCCAGGAGGTTCTGCAGCCTTTGTCCCGCCTCCGAAGCCTGTCAGTGTTCCACCTTTACTCCGTACCTGGACCCACCTGTCACCTGCAAACATGGCTCACATCCCTgcccctcctctgcagcctcagcgTACACG gaggccACCCCTTGGCGGCGTATGTGGACTTCCTGCCATCCTCCCTTCTCAGCCTGACGCTCTGCGTGGACATTCAACCTGAGGACCTTCTGGTGGTGTCGGTCAGAGCACCTCACCTGGAACACCTGCACCTGGAGCCCTGGGGCCCTTCCTCCTGCCTTATCAGGCTCCTCCCACAGCTCTTCCCTCACCTGAGGACCCTGCGCATCAG GCATCATCATGTGTCAGATGACGACTTCCTgcaactgcagcagctgcaacaTCTCCAGACACTGGAGGTTCTGGACTCATACCACAGACCCAACCCAAGTGACCCAAGCTGGGTCATCTATGAGCCAAGTCcccacctgcagcagctgatccatgacctgcagagacagaccAATCACGGAGTCCAAGTCATCACTAGCTCCCAGAGAGACCCGCTCAGCTGCCACTGtgtctga
- the LOC114427014 gene encoding uncharacterized protein LOC114427014 isoform X1, which produces MTSAPQLPAEVWQQVFSFLPWTDKLSMRGTCSHFRNLLDKSHPLWRGFCVSLQRFPRYDRAFWRSLAQRHVAAVLLRSGKRKDLKQVGAWLPGLTALRLDDWSEGGVDELKVFHRLQRLTVTSCSTPLRNLDFLLPLSQLTRLSLCNVQLTCAASGLLAALSQLTRLTSLLLHHDGSLRVPKLSAVLAPLTELKQLSWTMVTYRALSEDFFGPAPYTAGGATLPLSDLQLLNYDAAVTQEVLQPLSRLRSLSVFHLYSVPGPTCHLQTWLTSLPLLCSLSVHGGHPLAAYVDFLPSSLLSLTLCVDIQPEDLLVVSVRAPHLEHLHLEPWGPSSCLIRLLPQLFPHLRTLRIRHHHVSDDDFLQLQQLQHLQTLEVLDSYHRPNPSDPSWVIYEPSPHLQQLIHDLQRQTNHGVQVITSSQRDPLSCHCV; this is translated from the exons ATGACGTCAGCGCCGCAGCTTCCGGCCGAAGTGTGGCAGCAGGTGTTCAGCTTCCTGCCCTGGACTGACAAACTGAGCATGCGCGGCACTTGCTCGCACTTTAGAAACCTGCTGGATAAGTCCCACCCCCTGTGGCGCGGCTTCTGCGTGTCGCTCCAGCGCTTCCCGCGCTATGACCGCGCGTTCTGGCGCAGCCTGGCCCAGAGGCACGTGGCTGCCGTGCTGCTGCGCTCAGGTAAGAGGAAAGACCTGAAGCAGGTGGGCGCCTGGCTCCCCGGGCTCACCGCACTGCGGCTGGACGACTGGTCGGAAGGGGGCGTGGATGAGCTGAAAGTGTTCCACCGGCTGCAGCGTCTAACCGTCACTTCCTGCTCCACGCCACTGAGGAACTTGGACTTCCTGCTTCCTTTGAGTCAGCTGACCCGCCTCAGCCTCTGTAATGTGCAGCTCACCTGTGCTGCCTCTGGCCTGCTGGCTGCCCTCAGTCAGCTGACCCGTCTgacctccctgctgctgcatcaCGATGGCAGCTTGAGAGTTCCCAAGCTAAGCGCCGTCCTCGCCCCCCTGACAGAACTCAAACAGCTGTCCTGGACCATGGTCACCTACAGAGCTCTGTCCGAGGACTTCTTTGGCCCCGCCCCCtacacag cagggggcgccacgctGCCCCTGTCCGACCTGCAGCTGCTAAATTATGATGCCGCTGTAACCCAGGAGGTTCTGCAGCCTTTGTCCCGCCTCCGAAGCCTGTCAGTGTTCCACCTTTACTCCGTACCTGGACCCACCTGTCACCTGCAAACATGGCTCACATCCCTgcccctcctctgcagcctcagcgTACACG gaggccACCCCTTGGCGGCGTATGTGGACTTCCTGCCATCCTCCCTTCTCAGCCTGACGCTCTGCGTGGACATTCAACCTGAGGACCTTCTGGTGGTGTCGGTCAGAGCACCTCACCTGGAACACCTGCACCTGGAGCCCTGGGGCCCTTCCTCCTGCCTTATCAGGCTCCTCCCACAGCTCTTCCCTCACCTGAGGACCCTGCGCATCAG GCATCATCATGTGTCAGATGACGACTTCCTgcaactgcagcagctgcaacaTCTCCAGACACTGGAGGTTCTGGACTCATACCACAGACCCAACCCAAGTGACCCAAGCTGGGTCATCTATGAGCCAAGTCcccacctgcagcagctgatccatgacctgcagagacagaccAATCACGGAGTCCAAGTCATCACTAGCTCCCAGAGAGACCCGCTCAGCTGCCACTGtgtctga
- the cinp gene encoding cyclin-dependent kinase 2-interacting protein produces the protein MEGPADDVTVRSANRKCSALTGSARKTKDNAADWHNLMIKWDKLSEEGFNMAANIANLRRTQSDQLQAGTPPPGAGAAELQHECSGLQDVIDKMAAVLTKMKRLVTSQRGVRELEEFQFGGEGRKVPLFHSWTTKQFEDSSCVLLEAFGQELRLKQAILQELAHTTTSDLCMVYLTCWLHQPFIPPQARLTLEALLLETGHRLL, from the exons ATGGAAG GTCCGGCAGATGACGTCACAGTGAGgtcagcaaacaggaagtgctctgcactcacaggaagtgccagaaaGACCAAAGACAATGCAGCTGACTGGCACAACCTAATGATCAAGTGGGACAAGCTCAGCGAGGAAGGGTTCAACATGGCGGCCAACATCGCCAACCTCAGGCG GACTCAGAGTGACCAGCTGCAGGCGGGCACGCCACCGCCAGGCGCCGGAGCCGCAGAGCTGCAGCACGAATGCTCCGGTCTGCAGGATGTCATCGACAAAATG GCTGCCGTGCTGACGAAGATGAAACGCCTGGTGACATCACAGCGAGGCGTTCGGGAACTAGAGGAGTTCCAGTTCGGCGGTGAAGGCAGAAAGGTTCCTCTCTTCCACAGCTGGACCACCAAACAGTTCG AGGACTCGTCCTGCGTCCTCCTGGAGGCCTTCGGCCAGGAGCTCCGGCTGAAGCAGGCGATTCTGCAGGAACTTGCCCACACCACAACCTCGGACCTCTGCATGGTCTACCTGACCTGCTGGCTCCACCAGCCATTCATCCCCCCCCAGGCCAGACTGACGCTTGAGGCTCTGCTGCTTGAGACCGGGCACCGTCTGTTGTGA
- the znf839 gene encoding zinc finger protein 839 isoform X1, whose product MADNEDDSGATRTITAAESPGAANQPSAAPRTQREDTLPPPTAALTTQSAQKVSTGTAEPSSQPTESSQPASGPEGGQPGECVLAGSGAHLEQQSILVGTEITDLANTTIIYVQPDGSLVEGSGLTAEEQQALLDQLTKQQIVQVSESEAAQLLQQGQLVKPVPVQNTALDPSQLQQVINQVTKSQQQVHVQQNLKTTAQNASQQLKSVAQQVAMQTTGSVQVVQKKSEPVRIQIPPKQELKPSAPPQQKSVAVSHPQVKLSANGGVSSTQIIHIQPVVGHQGQQLFLQQNPGDPPIQLLLQSPTPIVGSLLPLVHKLTGQTVSAGSTSSPAQKPAASPIKVTASTAKPAPPSIVKTLPTVAKTVSIPLIKTPANGMTAASSKSPVQPPAAITVVPIQTATPPAARPITVTTPLAVPPPTVKSREKEKEKKMKKREKKAVKIQTRSGRVSRPPKYKAKDYKFIKTEDLADSHQSDSDDYSDMSVEEEESQHGRKDGSASAGSPSLIYSHKSRSHRCQTCDKAYIGLGGLNRHYKLNPTHGEPEPVAPSDSPHPLRDDTLSDETTAGAAREEETEDKAAAMETDKAAAMETDKADEGLAAAVGLRGVHHRGPGRPRGRGRGRGRGRGRGRSLGPPKVAVGLVGRRGRRGRPPKLCVTMPVTEQQAERRRDRLQEVVKQCEDEELMDIVLPRLTKVLSLWELLLAKVECGGPVQTRFPDIYREFESLQAQVRQAAQDYISSPQGGATPLEVRNIEVARSLGILDEVNRMKVVPGASPSSGLTNKNARYMENSKMLPPSKRFKMENSVPVHQNGIEMSITGTVLCGTAVTGVSSLKSCSVSVAPLVVPGGSKQQPASGDSTSSPSSSTIDKTTTIQVPPPATAEVTPTVDQEQAKVYQDQAMSTSDITDQVPKLDKGSCPEGTADKKTSSTSVQTLGSTQTPESSLVQTSSQLQQRDSLPTLSSTTEAKELQEGQEIYIQTEGLTVQLAEPGSDGIVIVNGPDGTTMHIQTPEGVPLEAVQALLGIESSDGSKASH is encoded by the exons ATGGCGGACAACGAGGATGACAGCGGAGCGACCAGAACAATAACAGCCGCGGAGTCGCCGGGGGCTGCGAACCAGCCCTCCGCCGCCCCGCGCACCCAGCGGGAGGACACCCTGCCGCCGCCGACCGCCGCCCTGACCACTCAGTCTGCCCAGAAAGTATCCACAGGTACCGCCGAGCCGAGCAGCCAGCCCACAGAGAGCTCACAGCCTGCGTCCGGGCCAGAAGGCGGTCAGCCCGGCGAGTGTGTGCTGGCGGGGTCCGGAGCgcacctggagcagcagagcatccTGGTAGGCACGGAGATCACGGACCTGGCCAACACCACGATCATCTACGTGCAGCCGGACGGCAGCCTGGTGGAGGGCTCCGGACTCACAGCCGAGGAGCAGCAGGCTCTGCTGGACCAGCTCACCAAACAGCAGATCGTCCAGGTCTCCGAATCCGAGGCCGCCCAGCTGCTCCAGCAGGGCCAGCTGGTCAAACCCGTTCCGGTCCAAAACACGGCTCTGGACCCgagtcagctgcagcaggtcatAAACCAGGTTACCaagtcccagcagcaggtacatGTCCAGCAGAACCTAAAGACCACGGCCCAGAACGCCTCCCAGCAGCTGAAGAGCGTCGCACAGCAGGTCGCCATGCAGACCACAGGTTCGGTTCAGGTGGTCCAGAAGAAG TCTGAGCCCGTCAGGATCCAGATCCCTCCTAAACAGGAGCTGAAGCCCAGCGCCCCCCCTCAACAGAAGAGCGTAGCTGTCAGTCATCCGCAGGTGAAGCTGTCGGCTAACGGCGGCGTGAGCAGCACTCAGATCATCCACATCCAGCCCGTGGTGGGTCACCAGGGTCAGCAGCTGTTCCTGCAGCAGAACCCGGGGGACCCACCCATtcaactgctgctgcagagtcCCACCCCCATAGTTGGATCTCTGCTTCCGCTGGTCCACAAGCTGACAGGCCAGACGGTGTCGGCGGGCTCCACCTCAAGTCCGGCTCAGAAACCTGCAGCGTCTCCTATCAAAGTCACAGCTTCTACCGCTAAGCCCGCCCCTCCTTCTATCGTTAAGACTCTGCCCACTGTAGCTAAGACTGTTAGCATTCCGCTAATTAAAACACCAGCCAATGGCATGACAGCTGCTTCCAGTAAAAGTCCGGTTCAGCCACCTGCTGCCATCACAGTGGTCCCCATACAAACTGCCACACCCCCTGCTGCCCGTCCCATCACAGTGACCACACCCCTGGCAGTCCCACCCCCTACTGTGAAGAGCCgagaaaaagagaaggagaagaagatgaagaagagggaaaagaagGCAGTGAAGATCCAAACCAGGTCTGGGCGTGTCTCCAGACCCCCAAAGTACAAAGCCAAAGACTACAAGTTCATAAAGACCGAGGACCTGGCCGACAGCCACCAGTCCGACTCCGACGACTACTCTGACATGAGTgtcgaggaggaggagagtcagCATGGAAGAAAGGATGGCTCTGCCTCCGCCGGTTCCCCCTCCCTCATCTACAGCCACAAGTCCCGGTCCCATCGGTGTCAGACTTGTGACAAGGCCTACATTGGGCTAGGAGGTCTGAACCGACACTACAAACTGAACCCAACCCACGGAGAACCTGAACCTGTCGCGCCCAGTGACAGCCCACACCCCCTCAGAGACGATACCCTGTCAGATGAGACGACTGCAGGAGctgccagagaggaggagacggaggacaAAGCTGCTGCCATGGAGACGGACAAAGCTGCTGCCATGGAGACGGACAAA GCAGATGAAGGTTTAGCAGCTGCTGTTGGACTCAGGGGGGTCCATCATCGTGGTCCTGGCCGTCCTCGCGGACGAGGCAGGGGCCGTGGTCGGGGGCGGGGGCGAGGTCGCTCACTGGGGCCACCTAAG GTGGCGGTGGGCCTCGTGGGTAGGCGAGGTCGTCGTGGTCGACCTCCAAAGCTCTGCGTGACAATgccagtcacagagcagcaggctgaAAGGAGACGCGACCGACTTCAGGAG GTGGTAAAGCAGTGTGAGGACGAGGAGCTCATGGACATCGTTCTTCCACGTCTGACTAAAGTGTTGAGTCTGTGGGAGCTGCTACTGGCAAAG GTGGAGTGCGGCGGTCCTGTCCAGACACGCTTTCCAGACATTTACCGTGAGTTTGAGTCCCTTCAGGCTCAAGTGAGACAAGCTGCCCAGGACTACATCTCCAGTCCACAGGGCGGGGCTACTCCTCTGGAGGTCAGAAACATAGAG GTTGCCCGGTCTCTTGGGATCCTGGATGAAGTGAACAGGATGAAGGTAGTTCCTGGAGCATCGCCCAGTTCAGGTCTTACCAATAAGAACGCCCGATACATGGAG AACTCCAAGATGTTGCCACCGTCAAAGAGATTTAAGATGGAGAACAGTGTTCCAGTTCACCAAAACGGCATTGAGATGTCCATAACTGGTACCGTGCTGT GTGGAACTGCAGTGACTGGTGTGTCCTCTCTGAAATCCTGCTCGGTCTCTGTGGCGCCTCTTGTAGTTCCGGGTGGATCCAAACAGCAACCCGCCTCTGGTGACTCCACCTCCAG CCCCTCAAGCTCCACCATTGATAAGACAACCACCATCCAAGTTCCACCTCCTGCCACAGCTGAGGTAACTCCAACTGTGGACCAGGAACAAGCCAAGGTATACCAAGACCAGGCCATGAGcaccagtgacatcacagaccaGGTGCCAAAGCTTGACAAAGGTTCATGTCCTGAAGGTACAGCAGACAAAAAGACTTCCTCTACATCTGTTCAGACACTGGGGTCAACCCAGACGCCAGAGTCCAGTCTAGTTCAGACCTCCTCTCAGCTCCAGCAAAGAGACTCCTTGCCAACATTGTCCAGTACCACAGAGGCCAAAGAGTTGCAAGAGGGCCAGGAGATCTACATCCAGACTGAGGGGCTGACAGTCCAACTGGCAGAGCCTGGATCAGATGGAATCGTCATTGTAAACGGACCAGATGGCACCACAATGCACATCCAAACCCCCGAAGGTGTCCCCCTGGAGGCAGTCCAGGCCCTGCTTGGAATTGAGTCATCCGATGGATCCAAGGCGTCCCACTAA
- the znf839 gene encoding zinc finger protein 839 isoform X2: MADNEDDSGATRTITAAESPGAANQPSAAPRTQREDTLPPPTAALTTQSAQKVSTGTAEPSSQPTESSQPASGPEGGQPGECVLAGSGAHLEQQSILVGTEITDLANTTIIYVQPDGSLVEGSGLTAEEQQALLDQLTKQQIVQVSESEAAQLLQQGQLVKPVPVQNTALDPSQLQQVINQVTKSQQQVHVQQNLKTTAQNASQQLKSVAQQVAMQTTGSVQVVQKKSEPVRIQIPPKQELKPSAPPQQKSVAVSHPQVKLSANGGVSSTQIIHIQPVVGHQGQQLFLQQNPGDPPIQLLLQSPTPIVGSLLPLVHKLTGQTVSAGSTSSPAQKPAASPIKVTASTAKPAPPSIVKTLPTVAKTVSIPLIKTPANGMTAASSKSPVQPPAAITVVPIQTATPPAARPITVTTPLAVPPPTVKSREKEKEKKMKKREKKAVKIQTRSGRVSRPPKYKAKDYKFIKTEDLADSHQSDSDDYSDMSVEEEESQHGRKDGSASAGSPSLIYSHKSRSHRCQTCDKAYIGLGGLNRHYKLNPTHGEPEPVAPSDSPHPLRDDTLSDETTAGAAREEETEDKAAAMETDKAAAMETDKADEGLAAAVGLRGVHHRGPGRPRGRGRGRGRGRGRGRSLGPPKVAVGLVGRRGRRGRPPKLCVTMPVTEQQAERRRDRLQEVVKQCEDEELMDIVLPRLTKVLSLWELLLAKVECGGPVQTRFPDIYREFESLQAQVRQAAQDYISSPQGGATPLEVRNIEVARSLGILDEVNRMKVVPGASPSSGLTNKNARYMENSKMLPPSKRFKMENSVPVHQNGIEMSITGGTAVTGVSSLKSCSVSVAPLVVPGGSKQQPASGDSTSSPSSSTIDKTTTIQVPPPATAEVTPTVDQEQAKVYQDQAMSTSDITDQVPKLDKGSCPEGTADKKTSSTSVQTLGSTQTPESSLVQTSSQLQQRDSLPTLSSTTEAKELQEGQEIYIQTEGLTVQLAEPGSDGIVIVNGPDGTTMHIQTPEGVPLEAVQALLGIESSDGSKASH, translated from the exons ATGGCGGACAACGAGGATGACAGCGGAGCGACCAGAACAATAACAGCCGCGGAGTCGCCGGGGGCTGCGAACCAGCCCTCCGCCGCCCCGCGCACCCAGCGGGAGGACACCCTGCCGCCGCCGACCGCCGCCCTGACCACTCAGTCTGCCCAGAAAGTATCCACAGGTACCGCCGAGCCGAGCAGCCAGCCCACAGAGAGCTCACAGCCTGCGTCCGGGCCAGAAGGCGGTCAGCCCGGCGAGTGTGTGCTGGCGGGGTCCGGAGCgcacctggagcagcagagcatccTGGTAGGCACGGAGATCACGGACCTGGCCAACACCACGATCATCTACGTGCAGCCGGACGGCAGCCTGGTGGAGGGCTCCGGACTCACAGCCGAGGAGCAGCAGGCTCTGCTGGACCAGCTCACCAAACAGCAGATCGTCCAGGTCTCCGAATCCGAGGCCGCCCAGCTGCTCCAGCAGGGCCAGCTGGTCAAACCCGTTCCGGTCCAAAACACGGCTCTGGACCCgagtcagctgcagcaggtcatAAACCAGGTTACCaagtcccagcagcaggtacatGTCCAGCAGAACCTAAAGACCACGGCCCAGAACGCCTCCCAGCAGCTGAAGAGCGTCGCACAGCAGGTCGCCATGCAGACCACAGGTTCGGTTCAGGTGGTCCAGAAGAAG TCTGAGCCCGTCAGGATCCAGATCCCTCCTAAACAGGAGCTGAAGCCCAGCGCCCCCCCTCAACAGAAGAGCGTAGCTGTCAGTCATCCGCAGGTGAAGCTGTCGGCTAACGGCGGCGTGAGCAGCACTCAGATCATCCACATCCAGCCCGTGGTGGGTCACCAGGGTCAGCAGCTGTTCCTGCAGCAGAACCCGGGGGACCCACCCATtcaactgctgctgcagagtcCCACCCCCATAGTTGGATCTCTGCTTCCGCTGGTCCACAAGCTGACAGGCCAGACGGTGTCGGCGGGCTCCACCTCAAGTCCGGCTCAGAAACCTGCAGCGTCTCCTATCAAAGTCACAGCTTCTACCGCTAAGCCCGCCCCTCCTTCTATCGTTAAGACTCTGCCCACTGTAGCTAAGACTGTTAGCATTCCGCTAATTAAAACACCAGCCAATGGCATGACAGCTGCTTCCAGTAAAAGTCCGGTTCAGCCACCTGCTGCCATCACAGTGGTCCCCATACAAACTGCCACACCCCCTGCTGCCCGTCCCATCACAGTGACCACACCCCTGGCAGTCCCACCCCCTACTGTGAAGAGCCgagaaaaagagaaggagaagaagatgaagaagagggaaaagaagGCAGTGAAGATCCAAACCAGGTCTGGGCGTGTCTCCAGACCCCCAAAGTACAAAGCCAAAGACTACAAGTTCATAAAGACCGAGGACCTGGCCGACAGCCACCAGTCCGACTCCGACGACTACTCTGACATGAGTgtcgaggaggaggagagtcagCATGGAAGAAAGGATGGCTCTGCCTCCGCCGGTTCCCCCTCCCTCATCTACAGCCACAAGTCCCGGTCCCATCGGTGTCAGACTTGTGACAAGGCCTACATTGGGCTAGGAGGTCTGAACCGACACTACAAACTGAACCCAACCCACGGAGAACCTGAACCTGTCGCGCCCAGTGACAGCCCACACCCCCTCAGAGACGATACCCTGTCAGATGAGACGACTGCAGGAGctgccagagaggaggagacggaggacaAAGCTGCTGCCATGGAGACGGACAAAGCTGCTGCCATGGAGACGGACAAA GCAGATGAAGGTTTAGCAGCTGCTGTTGGACTCAGGGGGGTCCATCATCGTGGTCCTGGCCGTCCTCGCGGACGAGGCAGGGGCCGTGGTCGGGGGCGGGGGCGAGGTCGCTCACTGGGGCCACCTAAG GTGGCGGTGGGCCTCGTGGGTAGGCGAGGTCGTCGTGGTCGACCTCCAAAGCTCTGCGTGACAATgccagtcacagagcagcaggctgaAAGGAGACGCGACCGACTTCAGGAG GTGGTAAAGCAGTGTGAGGACGAGGAGCTCATGGACATCGTTCTTCCACGTCTGACTAAAGTGTTGAGTCTGTGGGAGCTGCTACTGGCAAAG GTGGAGTGCGGCGGTCCTGTCCAGACACGCTTTCCAGACATTTACCGTGAGTTTGAGTCCCTTCAGGCTCAAGTGAGACAAGCTGCCCAGGACTACATCTCCAGTCCACAGGGCGGGGCTACTCCTCTGGAGGTCAGAAACATAGAG GTTGCCCGGTCTCTTGGGATCCTGGATGAAGTGAACAGGATGAAGGTAGTTCCTGGAGCATCGCCCAGTTCAGGTCTTACCAATAAGAACGCCCGATACATGGAG AACTCCAAGATGTTGCCACCGTCAAAGAGATTTAAGATGGAGAACAGTGTTCCAGTTCACCAAAACGGCATTGAGATGTCCATAACTG GTGGAACTGCAGTGACTGGTGTGTCCTCTCTGAAATCCTGCTCGGTCTCTGTGGCGCCTCTTGTAGTTCCGGGTGGATCCAAACAGCAACCCGCCTCTGGTGACTCCACCTCCAG CCCCTCAAGCTCCACCATTGATAAGACAACCACCATCCAAGTTCCACCTCCTGCCACAGCTGAGGTAACTCCAACTGTGGACCAGGAACAAGCCAAGGTATACCAAGACCAGGCCATGAGcaccagtgacatcacagaccaGGTGCCAAAGCTTGACAAAGGTTCATGTCCTGAAGGTACAGCAGACAAAAAGACTTCCTCTACATCTGTTCAGACACTGGGGTCAACCCAGACGCCAGAGTCCAGTCTAGTTCAGACCTCCTCTCAGCTCCAGCAAAGAGACTCCTTGCCAACATTGTCCAGTACCACAGAGGCCAAAGAGTTGCAAGAGGGCCAGGAGATCTACATCCAGACTGAGGGGCTGACAGTCCAACTGGCAGAGCCTGGATCAGATGGAATCGTCATTGTAAACGGACCAGATGGCACCACAATGCACATCCAAACCCCCGAAGGTGTCCCCCTGGAGGCAGTCCAGGCCCTGCTTGGAATTGAGTCATCCGATGGATCCAAGGCGTCCCACTAA